The genomic segment TAATGAAATTAAATGTTATCGTCCTTGAGCGAGTTGTAGTTCCGCGGGAGGGTGCGGACGCCTCAGCGAGCGCGGCCCAAGTGCGGCCTTGAGGAGGCGGGTTGTCTCCACGTGATTCTTCACAAGTCCTTGCTTTGCTTTTCCGAAAGTggcgcagcggcggcggctcctTCATCGCTACTGCGGCGACGTCTCCCCCACCATCTCGATGCCGCGCTGCCGAAGCTGCGCTCTCAGCGAGGCATTCTCGTTCTTCAGTTCCTCAATCttcgaagaagaagaaaaattcaGTTCGGAGCTACTTTATCCGGTCTTACGCAACCCTCTACTGCCGGTACAGCTTTGGGTTACGGAATGTGAATCtttagagaagaaaaacagctaAACTAAACCTAAAGAAAGGCcgcactagcttaatgctaacgctaattaACATCTATGTCGCTTTTCGGCAACACAAATGGTTCAGCGACGTGTTGGCAGACATGATAAAAGTACTCGTATTCGGCtactctttatcctctgcgtagaaaagcaaaatgagtgtcgtactgatgagctcagagagtaGTTGGGACATTATTATGCGATGATTGGCTGCTGCAAAGAGGCAGAGTGGGATGAATAAAAATCACTCCATGAACTACATGAGTCTTCCTGCCCCAGGTGACCAAGGCTGGCACGCTCGACATAGCGGCGCCATTTCATTGATGCGGCGTGACAAAACTGCAATCCatctttttatttctatttgtgTCATTACTAGatgtcgtttgtttgttttttttattaagtgCTATATAATAgagtgagggcggcccggtagtccagtggttagcacgtgggcttcacagtgcagaggtaccgggttcgattccagctccggcctccctgtgtggagtttgcatgttctccccgggcctgcgtgggttttctccgggtgctccggtttcctcccacattccaaaaacatgcgtggcaggctgattggacgctctaaattgtccctaggtgtgagtgtgagcgcggatggttgttcgtctctgtgtgccctgtgattggctggcaactgattcagggtgtcccccgcctactgcccgaagacggctgggataggctccagcaccccccgcgaccctagtgaggattaagcggttcggaaaatggatggatggataatagagTGAGGGTGGAATGGTGTGCGACTCGTTAGCACcgtcacctcacagtgcagaggtgcaaggtttgattccggctccggccttcctgtgtggagtttgcctgttctcactgtgtctgagtgggttttctccgggtgctccagtttcctcccacattccaaaaacatgcaagtttcTGACAACTTTGTCCCAATGACGTCAACCGAGATTAGAACTCAGCGGGCCACAAAAGTCAAGATCATAACCGATGGGATTAAGCCAAAGATGCGGTGCGTCAACTCCGCTGGCTGCCAACTCACCTCCTAGCCCACACTCCCACCCTACCCCCACTTCAAGGAGGCGCCCAAGAGATCACGTTAAGCTTTCTGTGAgatagtgtgggggggggggggggttgcagtcaTACTCAATAGCCAAGGGAGGAGGAGATCAGCATGCAAGTTGGCTGCCTGTCTTGTTTTCATCCCCGCCGCCTCTCGCAGGTAGTAGCGAGCCCCTTTGATGGCTCGGAAGGTTGCGATTGCGCAGCTAACCGCCGAAAACCACCTCGGGATCCACTCGGAGAAGAAATGAAGACGCGCACGGAGGGAGCCGGTGGAGTTTACCCTCAGCGGAGGGAGACTTGAAGGAGTCGTGTCTATTTAACTTGTTTCATCTGCACATCAACTCGGCGGAATACTAAACAAGCTGGACTCGTATCAAATGCAGAATCCGTGTCGAGAGGCGTGCGCCATTTACTCCCATCAAAATTAAAACtattattaagataagataagatatcctttattcgtcccacactggggaattaCGATGCATGATTTGACCTTGCAATGGCCCCCGGTTGGAGAAGTCGGCCTACCTGCTGCCTGCACAGCTCATTGTCCACCTGGATCCTCTCCACCTCCTTCAGGCTCTCCTGCAGCCGCTGGTTGCCCTGCCTCAGCTCGCGGATGTAGTCGCACGCTTTGGACAGGATTCCGCCTTTACTCTGGAAGCACAAGATGGCCGCTGCAAATGGGAGCTTCAAAACAGTCacgtctttctgttttttttttttggaaagattCCCTAACCTTGGTTGAGATGTTTCTGTAGGATTAAGGACCAAACTTAGGAGCTCTCACAATCTAAATGGGACGGGAAggaagagttttgttttttaaaactatgGTCTGGGAAGGGAtggtgtgggattttttttcagtgggagGGGGAAGCGACTGGAGTAAAAATTGACCACCGTGTTACTTTTTAGTTTAGACTAGTGCGGACACGTAGAACATGTTCTTGGAAGGACCATTTTTGCGTTTTGGTCCTTTTTAATAGACTTGCTGGTTCAATCTGAATTGCTGTTCCCAGTTTGCAATTGAGGAATTCTTTATGTGAGGCTTCAACGGGAATGTGGCCGTTGAGCGGATGAAAACCACAACTTACTGCTCCAGTTTTGGTGCTGTCCATGTTGCAGTCAGGGATGATTTTGGAGAGGGTCACAATCCAGTTGTTGATTTTGTCCCTTCGCCGCCTCTCAACTAAAAAAGCAGGAAGCGGATTCTTTaggggtggggtagggggggttcTCCCTTGTGTTGCCGGGCTATGACCGTTCCACAACAGCCTCTAGTGGCCACCTTGAGAATAGCTGTGTCAAGCCGCACATCCATTTCGACACAGAGCCTGCATTGTGTTGCCCTGTCAGGCGAGTGAAAAGGCCGCAATCACGGCTAATTACCCACCTTCATTATGCTGCGCTCTCCTCCTTTCATCTCGCGGTGTTCGGGGCCCGTCCATTTTCcttcggagaaaaaaaacatacacacacgcttgttttgttttttttccacacacgaCAATACAGCCAACCCCCGCATTCACCTCATACCCGAGACTATTAGCAACTGTTCTGGGCTGTTATCTTTGACAATGTCTTTTCTAATGGCGGGAGCCTACAGCCGGCTTGCAACATCTAAAGTTCCACCTGGAGCTCCAACAACCCTCTCCGCCagagacgtgcggtcaggggaggcaggtgaggcagagcctcacctctgaatgcccattgcattgcgcaatcaggTAGTCCGTTAATTAAGATGCGGCAGTGAAACCATTTTCAACCGCGCAACAAAGCGTGAAGGGACTGGTAACATCATGACTTATAAATATCAATGACCTATTTTCTCATGTAGCACGACTAACTGTGttccattcattaaaaaaaaaaaaaaaagtagcagcgGATTTATCAACGTGTGCCTTGCGCGCAAAATTCAACGCCGCTTTCACATGGAGACAGAcacaaagttttttgtttttgaatgttttttttttaagatttgatTTTTCCCCTCCTCAATGCATTTCAGTTATAAACAGGCTTTCGCAATTCACACGAATAGCGGGGGCGTCCActgaatttatattttttttcattttccgtaTTCAAGAGCAGTGCTAATGTGCTAATGTTCACGCTGCGTAATTTCACAGTATCTTATAATAAATACGATTTCGTAATATCTAACTTTTTGGAAGTCGGTCATTATCATGGTAGCTGGTATAGTTTTCAGCTGTACTTTTGAAttgatattcatttattttcatgaattGTTTGTCATATGGTATTAATTCTGTTAGTGTGTCATGAAATGTGACGAGTCGCTATTCCAAAGGTGATGAGAAAGAAAAGTTGTTTTCGAACGATGTTGGATTACCCCACCGGCGAGTAGTCCAACGTGAATGCAGTACTAATcctcactttgaaaaaaaaagtggtctcggtgcaattttcattttttttgcaaaggccCAGATCTTCTGTTAACGCAAATACTTTTTTCTCAACGCCGTTTTGAAAGGTTTCCGAGTCTTCAGCTCTAATGCAGCAATTTTGTAGGATTTCAATGTGACTCGGGCTTTTAACTGCATCTCATCCAGCCTCTGCGCCGAACAAAATGTGCGGTGAGCGTCCATCATTTTGTTATctacacaaataaaacaaccaccacGGAAGCCTGCGAGACAAGAGCGGCGGCGAGTCTGGAGATGTTGTTTCCCGATGCAGCGCGGCGACCTAATTTCGAATTCCTGACGGGGACCGAGTTGCCTGGCTAACAACAATGGATGAGGGTCAGCACTGAGGGAGCGCCGCATCTGCGGTCTCACACATCAAGAATGGGGAGAAtcagcggggcgggggggattggtggttgtgggggtgcggggggtctcCACTCTGCTTGGAATCTAATTTGATTAGTTCATTTGCTGCAAACAGAAATGTGCTGTGACGGTGGTGATGggaaaaagaggaagtggaagagaaggaggaggaggaaggggagtggggggggcgttcctcacCAGTTTAAACCTTCTTGCCGCAGCGTCTCGTTTTCATCTCTGCGGACGGCACATAGGGTGGGGAGGTTTTTACTTCACTTTGACAAACTGGAATGTCACCGTTGATTTGCGCACACTCAAAACGGGCGAGAAGAATCATGCAAAGTAGAACCACAAGACACCTGGAGAAAAACATTTCCTGTGTGTCGCGTCTCCTGTTGTTCGTCACGTGGCTTAACTCGCGACAACGCACATTGTGTgtccaaacaacaacagcacattTTAGTGCCGGATAAATGCtaacgagggggaaaaaatcgaCATAACTCGATTTGACCGTCGGTCATGTGCTTGTCGCAGCTTTGCGCTGACGGAGAGAAAACTTCAGTTCGTTTCATTTCGCCTCGCCACAAATCTGTATTTTAGTACATCGGAGTAGATAGACAACATTCATATCCAAATACGTAAAACTATACGCCCCACGGAATGTAAAATTTAAATGGCTCAAAAGTCAAACACTCACTTAAAATGAtgtagaccaggcatgtccaaagtccggcccgcgggccaaattcggcccgcggtcgaatttcatccggccctcggcccccgtcataaaatcagtgccgtctggcccgcaggttgggcgcaatggaacacgtgttgcattgactgaggtctcgtagactggtgagtgatgtttcatagactactgcttccctctagtggctaaatgagtaatagcattcactaaatgagtaatagcatttagacactagagggcatcactcacgagtcaacaagacatcactccgtgtttagattgactgatatgtcatatttcaaattcctgtttcaaatgaaccaaaagaaattcttaagattgttgaaattaaaataaaaatgcaaatgtgaaacagactggcttactaaaatttgttgaacaatattgttgttcaatgtaaagaatgtcagccaaggtcggcccccccgacattttaccacataaaatctggccccattggcaaaaagtttggacacccctgttatagatgaaagaggatcaATAGGCTAATACAAAAAttaatacaatagaatacaattTCTTCTGTTTGAATTTCAAGTGTGGGATCGCGACTGGGTGACAATAGCCATGCCAATGCTTTTTGGTGAGCATTTGTACTTCTTTTAGTTTGATTTAGATTTGGGATTACAACCCTTTCCATGACAGCTACGTAAAACATCATGTACAGACTGGCTCGACAAATTCATCCCTTCACTCGGCATCCTTTCTTACAAGAAAAAGCGTTTTGATGCTCCCCTGGGACTAGTAGGAAGAGTTACTAGATCCTGCAGTTTTGCTGGGAACTTCTCTTATACGCAAGACGTCAGTCAGGCTTTTTACTACAGCTCAGTACAAATGGGTTCCATCCATTGGAGTTACGCATGAGGTGAGTTTAGGGCTAAAAACAAGAGTTGATCAAATGAGGGCAAGCATAAGTAGGACAGAGCGAGAAAACTCTCTTGAAATAAAAGCCATAAGTTGCTTTTATAGACCTACACCCGCCGAGCCGCACATAATAAAATATTATGACTTagcgtaaaaaatatatatattacacacacacacacacaagcacgcacgaaTGGTTCCGCTCCTGAACTGTGTCTGACATATTTAATCGCGGCAGTGTAATATAACCgtcattcattttttgtgtgtttgtatttggaGTGCGTGTCAAGAGAGGCCTGTTGCtgcaatcaatattttttttaataaactcctGAAAAACGTCAATGACAACATGAGCAAGCGTAATGACTACAGCTGGATTTACGCTGCAAGTGACACAATTCTGGTTGTTGTGCTTTCAAATGACACAATTGGGATATGCATCATCAGCCTAtataacacacaaaataaaacgacAATTTGGATTTTCTAGGTTCTTTCGACATTAATGTTTACTTCAGTGCTGATGCTTGTGGAGTAACTTCAaatcaattaccggtacttgggcATCTGCGCACGCGTGTCCTTTCATTTGTCCCGCTGGTATAAATGGcgattatatatacatatgtgtgaatgtgtgaatgTGACACTCACGCTGGGAAGGGTTGCGTGCGTGGGGCAATACTCCGCGTGGTGCCCATCTGAATGGCATCGGGAGGGGTCATCATCACGTAGAACTGGCCTGTGGAAAGCATGGCAGCTGTGTTAATGGGGATTTTTGGGAGGGGTTAAATCTTCCGACATTAAAACCCAATGACACTCGCGCCTCTGCTTAGAGCAGGTATGTCTAAagtccggcccgtgggccaaatccggcccgcggtcgaatttcatccggccctcggtcataaaatcagtgccgtctggcccgcaggttgggcgcaatggaacacgtgttgcattgactgaggtctagtagactggtgagtgatgtactgcttccctctagtggctaaatgagtaatcgcattcactaaatgagtaatagcatttagacactagagggcatcactcacgagttaacaagacataaCTCCGTGTTtagattgactgatatgtcatatttcaaatgatccttgcagttgtggatatgtgtattgcttgttcatttccctgttgttcgagtcaaaggttttgtgactattgaaaagtcatggtgatacattttatgtttcaaatcgatccatttgcactcaggagacttctgtttaagaaaaagtcaagtgaataagcagttgcgtgtgatgtacctgtttcaaatgaaccaaaataaattcttaagattgttgaaattaaaataaaaatggaaatgtgaaacagactggcttactaaaatttgttgaacaatattgttgttcaatgtaaagaatgtcagccaaggtcggccccccgacattttaccacataaaatctggcccccttggcaaaaagtttggacacccctggcttagagCATCAAAGATGATCACAATGCCAATTCCGAGAAATCgctattaaaaaaagtaaaataaagtaaaaccacTCACATACATAAGACACGTACTGAAGTGGGAAATCACTCGAATTACTTTCAGATAAATTGCAGCAAATTGAGTCTGCAATCTTGATTGTTAAGTTCACTGCTGGTGTTAAAGGCGGGCCCCGCACATctagatttttaaaatacaacaagTGGGAACCTGTCGTCAATTGAGCAACAGTTCACCGCTAAGTATGACACATCAGCCGGCCTCTCATATGACTCGTCTCGGCAATTGTGACAAATGAGGCTCATCCATGCACGTGGTGCGCTCGCCGCCATGGCGCACGTTTCATTTGTTCTCTCAACGCGCTTGTGTCACgcggcggcaaaaaaaaatatgtatttcagAGACACAATGGGCAGCTGGTACGCAAGTGTTGTAAATCAGCCTAACGTGCTTTAAGACAGGCAGGCGCATCTGCGAGCTTAAGCACAATGAAATTGAAGACAAAATGGCACCGCGTTACAAATATTGTGAGGGTTGGGTGCCATTCTATGCAGAATTAAAAGCGTAAGGATGAAAATTGGGCATTTTAAGGAGACACAGACACCCCTAAATTGTCTTAAAACGAGTGAGCGGGGAATTGAGTCACTTCCTGACGTCCGTACGCTAGCGTTAGCGTAGGTTAGTGTTCGGATGTCCATTGTAAACCAAGGACGCCCCGTATTGAATTAATTCCTATTACGAGCTGAAATGAACTGAAAACTCACCGTATATACTTTTATATTTTTAGTACAAGGGTAGATGCCCGGCCGACGCCGTCAGCATCGGTGACGGCGAGATAACGACATGAGGCACTGAGCGAGCTGTGTGAGGCGGGCTCATGCGACGCAAAGTAATTACATGTGATCGGCAGGGCCTCGTCGTAATTGACTTGAAAGAAAGAGGGGACGCACTGTGGCGTGCGCGGGGAATAAAATTAAGCctatggaattaaaaaaaaaacgcaaaacgcACCAAAGCAATCGCCGAAGGCCcaagccaaaataaaagcaggaaaTGGCACTAATCATCACGTCAAGAGGCATTCGTTGTATGTAATGCAACGACAATAaaggtgattctgattctgatatacaGCATGAGGGCAGAGGGAACTTTTTAATTGTGCTGCAGCGCCTGAAACACGATCAGGTCAAAGCCAAAGCCGAGAAAAGTTGTCGTTGAGATTTACTGGCTGCGCAGATCAATTTGCATATTTAACAGCTCCGTGAAGTTGTCAACATGGGCTTTGCGGTTCACACCTGCTTTTTTTCCGACTCGAGCTCCCCCACTAGTTGTCAAGGTAACTTGCATGGGATAAGGCCACCCCCTCAAAACGGTCAAAAAAATAAGCCTGCCAAAAGTAAGCATTTTGATATTTACATGCTATATCACATATGTGGACTCGAAATTGGACTTAAAGTACTAAAATGTCTGccagtaatttatttttttaaaaaaatcaaatatcatACAACTAATTGGTTTTATTTCTCCGGCACATTAAAAGAAATGGTTTTTAAAGCTgcacttttggggggggtaaaTATGAAGCATCTAGGCGATATAAATGCGTTATGGCTTGGATTTGAGGTTCCGCCATGTGCCGTTTCACACATTCTTGGGTACTTTGCTGTCTCCCAGTCGTATTTACGAGCTGTGCTGTAATGCAATTAACGACATAATTTATATGACAGCCTGATTAGTTTAACCGTCAATCAACACACTGCAGGAATTGTTCAACACATCGGATTTTGTACTGTCCGTGTTCAGGCATACGCGCTGTAAAAACAAAGcataaaatgttcattcataaataaatgaatacatctgACTTAATTACAGGGTGGGCCAAAGGTCAGATACAgtacacacattttaaatttttgttttgaacaggAATCTTTattcgtggaaaaaaaatctttgtctcacctctcgggtggtgtccgtcccacattcagctcgggtcctctaccagaggccaggaagcttgaaggTTCTGTGTGAGGATCCTTGCTGTTCACAacactgcgcttttctggactgagatgtccaatgttgttcccggaTTCGGTTGTAACGattcatccagtttgggggtcactgcgcCGAGTGCTCCGAtcatgtttcggtagactatgccagccacctggttatggtgttccatgtaggcatGTAGgctgagatcagccacttcagttatggacCGGTGGTACATTCTGTGTACATTCTTGTCCTCTCCCGTGATGATccgtcttccagcacctcatcctctgtaccccattgtctgagacattctcagaggacgtcatccgttggagccttctcctagatgtattcatggagcttggacactcactagtccccggcctccttccttacggcttgcgtacagtcccagggtgctggatttgggatggaaccctccatgcatggttagaagctttcaggtcttaacatccgtggtctgaatctcttcctttggccacctcatTATTTCTGCacggtatctgatcactggcagggcatagccgtttattgcccgggtcttatctTATTCTtgtcattgagctggcttcttaggacttgcctcacccgCTGGAGGTGTTTggtcgtagccgctttccttgttgccagttcgaggttgccattggcttgtggtataccgaggtacttgtagctgttcgcaatgtctgctattgttccttaagggagtgagaccccttcagtgtggactaccttgCCGCTCTTctgttcaagtgtgtgtgtatgtatat from the Hippocampus zosterae strain Florida chromosome 5, ASM2543408v3, whole genome shotgun sequence genome contains:
- the LOC127601014 gene encoding upstream stimulatory factor 2-like, producing MDILEQSLDNASQDKQDEEVQASDNGTGDEQTGVTTHQAVAFGDHNIEYQLSTDGGQVTYRVVQVTEQNLEGRDDVGGAVGVVSAASFSSAPQAVAQAVIQNPFSNGGSPAGQSASGEARFAYFPAAAVSDGSVAVQAGATSEPTLTQAGGQFYVMMTPPDAIQMGTTRSIAPRTQPFPADENETLRQEGLNWKMDGPRTPRDERRRAQHNEVERRRRDKINNWIVTLSKIIPDCNMDSTKTGASKGGILSKACDYIRELRQGNQRLQESLKEVERIQVDNELCRQQIEELKNENASLRAQLRQRGIEMVGETSPQ